A genomic segment from Malus domestica chromosome 05, GDT2T_hap1 encodes:
- the LOC114819257 gene encoding uncharacterized protein: MSSRAVEDDALAKTARAVEALYLLRDTYFSADPDDKISRLNIDSDLALNLLDSIPLGTDNEAELVDESIQHAKEAITLDVKDGNSLCIPKCCKCLKKRMKECSPIQTYILTVPLFSLGFYGQLRICSLTFDIGIQISISLLS; encoded by the exons ATGAGCAGTCGAGCAGTGGAAGACGACGCACTGGCCAAAACCGCAAGAGCTGTCGAAGCTCTTTACCTCCTCCGAGACACCTACTTTTCGGCCGACCCGGATGACAAAATCTCCAGATTAAACATCGATTCCGATCTTGCCCTCAACCTCCTCGATTCCATTCCTCTTG GTACCGACAATGAGGCAGAACTTGTTGATGAAAGCATTCAACATGCCAAGGAAGCCATAACTCTTGATGTCAAGGATGGCAATTCATTGT GCATACCAAAATGCTGCAAGTGCTTAAA GAAAAGGATGAAAGAATGCAGTCCAATCCAGACCTATATTTTAACTGTGCCACT TTTCTCCCTTGGATTCTATGGTCAGTTGCGTATTTGTAGTTTGACTTTTGATATCGGAATTCAGATTTCAATTAGCTTGCTCAGTTAG